The Triticum aestivum cultivar Chinese Spring chromosome 7B, IWGSC CS RefSeq v2.1, whole genome shotgun sequence genome window below encodes:
- the LOC123159235 gene encoding cingulin codes for MPRPTTSLRAPSRRRRLLKNPIAPASVNSSSATSGRRGGPCTPKLRWSVRESQEGVSEQKAPRASSVRRLAAAVWRLWPPEEAPAAEHQGKSRVGLEFIPRHLQVQLLRKDHLGHKHGLKIETSSPNSVLEQHSGELHKVKLHLASALMPITGLENATKCKSESVQGGELDGAYVIANQLDLIGKQQGQTHANILQMELQRAQDRVGKLEAERVSAKKQLDRLLEKLREGKSAWRRREHKKAQSILEDMKADLDHEKKNRRQLENINLKLVDELKEVKLAANNLLEEYDKERKTREMTEEVCNKLVREVEEQKSDIEVLERDFVELREEVDEDRKLLQMAEVWREERVQMKLVDARLTLEDKYGELSKLQQDVEAFVASLGCAKGDSSILVGEAEKIIREISLVRDLEVQFKYEPPAASEEILAIFKELRPSQELGRCKVQRSSLDELEIQQAIGQMADVCLENLTNRSPCQDSEIEDESSWETTSHQDFQGSSFSRNGNGSEPSVNNVCDRISWTSGDNSEVWQNDVSNIKVVEHEKKQSAISKFSRPCPRNNHEIHQVDVEVDLVNSLNRRMYYDAGEAADRGMGQSSPSMGPWSSPSPDSMNRGFTGCMELVQRHSLKAKLLEARMESQKIQLRRVLNHTT; via the exons ATGCCGCGCCCCACCACCTCGCTCCGCGCTCCGAGCCGCCGCCGGCGGCTTCTGAAAAACCCCATCGCCCCCGCATCCGTCAACTCCTCCTCTGCTACCAGCGGTCGCCGAGGCGGGCCCTGTACCCCGAAGCTGCGATGGAGCGTCAGGGAGAGCCAGGAGGGCGTCAGCGAGCAGAAGGCGCCGAGGGCTTCGTCCGTGAGGCGGTTAGCGGCCGCGGTGTGGCGCCTGTGGCCGCCGGAGGAGGCGCCCGCCGCAGAGCACCAGGGAAAATCTCGTGTCGGCCTCGAG TTTATACCGAGACATCTGCAAGTCCAGCTTCTCAGGAAGGATCATCTTGGTCACAAACATGGTCTGAAGATTGAGACTTCAAGCCCCAATTCCGTTTTGGAGCAACACAGCGGAGAGCTCCACAAA GTTAAACTTCATCTCGCCTCAGCTTTGATGCCGATCACCGGCTTGGAGAATGCAACAAAGTGTAAGTCTGAGAGCGTACAGGGGGGTGAATTGGATGGTGCCTATGTGATTGCCAACCAACTTGATCTCATTGGAAAACAGCAAGGGCAAACTCATGCTAATATACTCCAGATGGAGCTCCAGCGTGCACAAGATAGGGTGGGCAAGCTAGAAGCTGAGCGTGTTTCAGCTAAGAAGCAGCTTGACCGCTTGTTGGAGAAACTGAGGGAGGGGAAATCAGCCTGGCGGAGGAGAGAACACAAGAAGGCCCAATCCATTCTTGAGGATATGAAGGCAGACCTCGACCATGAGAAGAAGAACCGGAGGCAACTAGAGAACATTAACTTGAAGCTCGTTGATGAGTTGAAGGAGGTCAAATTGGCAGCCAATAATCTGTTGGAGGAGTATGACAAGGAGAGGAAGACACGGGAAATGACCGAGGAGGTGTGCAACAAACTGGTGAGGGAGGTCGAGGAACAAAAATCCGATATTGAAGTCTTGGAGCGGGACTTTGTGGAACTGCGGGAGGAGGTGGATGAGGACAGAAAGTTGCTACAGATGGCCGAGGTGTGGCGGGAAGAGCGGGTGCAGATGAAACTTGTGGATGCAAGGCTCACTCTCGAAGACAAATACGGTGAGCTAAGCAAATTGCAACAGGATGTTGAGGCCTTTGTCGCCTCTTTGGGTTGTGCCAAGGGAGACAGCAGCATTCTAGTAGGAGAAGCAGAGAAAATTATAAGGGAAATTAGCTTGGTGAGGGACCTGGAGGTTCAATTCAAGTATGAGCCGCCTGCAGCATCGGAGGAAATATTAGCCATATTCAAGGAGCTCCGCCCGAGCCAAGAGCTCGGACGATGCAAGGTGCAGAGGTCTTCACTAGATGAATTAGAAATTCAACAAGCTATCGGCCAAATGGCTGATGTATGCCTGGAGAACCTAACCAATCGAAGCCCTTGCCAAGACAGTGAAATAGAAGATGAGAGCAGCTGGGAGACTACAAGCCACCAAGACTTTCAGGGTTCAAGCTTTTCACGGAACGGGAATGGAAGCGAACCTTCAGTCAACAATGTATGTGACAGAATTTCCTGGACGAGTGGAGACAATTCGGAGGTCTGGCAGAATGACGTGAGCAATATCAAAGTTGTGGAGCACGAGAAGAAACAGTCGGCAATATCAAAGTTCTCGAGGCCTTGCCCTCGGAACAACCATGAAATCCACCAGGTGGATGTGGAGGTGGATCTAGTAAACTCGTTGAACAGACGTATGTATTACGACGCTGGCGAAGCTGCAGATCGGGGTATGGGACAGAGCTCCCCGAGCATGGGACCatggagctcgccgtcgccggactcGATGAACCGTGGCTTCACAGGCTGCATGGAGCTGGTCCAGAGGCACAGTCTGAAAGCAAAGCTTCTAGAAGCTCGAATGGAGAGCCAGAAGATCCAGCTCCGCCGCGTGCTCAACCATACAACCTGA